From Lysobacter auxotrophicus, the proteins below share one genomic window:
- a CDS encoding serine/threonine-protein kinase, whose translation MDAARWQEIRELFDAVCELPPSRWEPTLRAMSADPATIDEVLSLLDAQTMQLQRASGPVATLLANLPDAQLQPGDRLDGWRLGERVASGGMGSVFVADRADGLFKHRVAIKLLRGFAGPVAAQRLAAERQILASLQHPGIARLYDGGTTPTGQPYLVLEYVDGLPLDEYADRQNLRLRARIALFQRVCAAVSAAHRQLVVHCDLKPGNVLVRGDGEPVLLDFGIARLLAEHGEDSAAGYGTAGYASPEQLAGDRIGVASDVYGLGALLCRLIAGRAPVVEDGRMRAPSAMATAATPWHGELRGDLDAIVLKACDADPERRYATVDALSGDLQRYLDRRPVLARPQAPGYRASRFLARRWKESIAASLALALCAAFVWQLSEQRERAEHEAAVAKEVSDLLLKAFAEADPKARGARGTQVTTARDVLDSGAAQLERMTGSPDVLARQRAVIGMAYQNLGETQRAEPLMRRAADELIAVGAEAEAAAVLSELAVLLGNDKRGDDAVAVGRRSLELRERIGAEPLAIADSYNSLGIALNTQGDTDAAVAALEKALATRREYLGKDAQAVTVTLQNLAMVHRSQGEYKRAERMYREALALRRRDSERSYGVLVARDGLAKSLNDQGRQAEAAVLLRQNVELARELYDDRGDHMASAHSELASTLQDMGDYANALPNYRRALEITVESGGEGTMQYAIDLNNMATLLEARGELAAAEAAFRQSLRIRRANLPPDDRSVVRAEGNLARLQMRRGQMRESRPVLEQGIEQWRRKSDKPTPELVIAMLGMVEWYTRDGQLDAAQALLDRTPALPEESPNLALRRLGLRADIAQRRGDWPQAQALWAKVVEGNGGRDPVMAAKARVPYAESLLGGGRRDEARREAELAQAPLRAALVEGAEPLQRLQALEGRLSKG comes from the coding sequence ATGGACGCGGCACGCTGGCAGGAAATCAGGGAGTTGTTCGACGCGGTGTGTGAGCTTCCGCCCTCGCGCTGGGAGCCGACGCTGCGCGCGATGAGCGCCGATCCGGCCACCATCGACGAAGTGCTGTCGCTGCTCGACGCGCAGACGATGCAGCTGCAACGCGCGTCCGGCCCGGTCGCGACGCTGCTGGCGAATCTGCCCGACGCGCAGTTGCAGCCGGGCGATCGCCTCGACGGCTGGCGCCTGGGCGAACGCGTTGCCAGCGGCGGCATGGGCAGCGTGTTCGTCGCCGATCGCGCGGACGGACTGTTCAAGCATCGCGTGGCGATCAAGCTGCTGCGCGGTTTCGCCGGACCCGTCGCGGCGCAACGGCTGGCGGCGGAACGGCAGATCCTGGCGAGCCTGCAGCATCCCGGCATCGCGCGCCTGTACGACGGCGGCACCACGCCGACCGGCCAGCCGTACCTGGTGCTGGAGTACGTCGACGGCCTGCCGCTGGACGAATACGCCGACCGGCAGAACCTGCGCCTTCGCGCGCGCATCGCCCTGTTCCAGCGCGTGTGCGCGGCGGTGTCGGCGGCGCACCGGCAACTGGTGGTGCATTGCGACCTCAAACCCGGCAACGTGCTGGTGCGTGGCGACGGCGAGCCGGTGCTGCTCGACTTCGGCATTGCGCGGCTGCTGGCCGAGCACGGCGAGGATTCCGCCGCCGGCTACGGCACCGCGGGGTACGCCAGCCCGGAACAGCTCGCCGGCGACCGCATCGGCGTGGCGAGCGACGTGTACGGCCTGGGCGCGCTGCTGTGTCGGCTGATCGCCGGCCGCGCACCGGTGGTCGAGGACGGCCGCATGCGCGCGCCGAGCGCGATGGCGACCGCGGCCACGCCGTGGCACGGCGAGTTGCGCGGGGACCTGGACGCCATCGTGCTCAAGGCCTGCGATGCCGATCCGGAACGCCGCTACGCCACGGTCGATGCGCTGTCGGGCGACCTGCAGCGGTACCTCGACCGTCGTCCCGTGCTCGCGCGCCCGCAGGCGCCGGGGTATCGCGCGTCGCGCTTTCTTGCGCGGCGCTGGAAGGAAAGCATCGCGGCATCGCTCGCGCTGGCGCTGTGCGCGGCGTTCGTCTGGCAGCTGAGCGAGCAGCGCGAGCGTGCCGAACACGAGGCGGCCGTCGCGAAGGAAGTCAGCGACCTGCTGCTGAAGGCCTTCGCCGAAGCCGATCCGAAGGCGCGCGGCGCCCGTGGCACGCAGGTCACCACCGCGCGCGACGTGCTCGACAGCGGCGCGGCGCAACTCGAACGCATGACCGGTTCGCCCGACGTGCTGGCCCGCCAGCGTGCGGTGATCGGCATGGCGTACCAGAACCTCGGCGAGACGCAACGCGCCGAACCGCTGATGCGTCGCGCGGCCGACGAACTCATCGCCGTCGGCGCCGAGGCCGAAGCGGCCGCCGTGCTGAGCGAACTGGCGGTGCTGCTGGGCAACGACAAGCGCGGCGACGATGCGGTCGCCGTCGGCCGGCGTTCGCTGGAACTGCGCGAACGCATCGGCGCCGAGCCGCTGGCGATCGCCGATTCGTACAACTCGCTGGGCATCGCGCTCAACACGCAGGGCGACACCGACGCGGCCGTCGCCGCGCTGGAAAAGGCGCTGGCGACGCGGCGCGAATACCTCGGCAAGGACGCGCAGGCGGTGACGGTCACGCTGCAGAACCTGGCGATGGTCCATCGCAGCCAGGGCGAGTACAAACGCGCCGAGCGCATGTACCGCGAGGCGCTGGCGCTGCGTCGCCGCGACAGCGAGCGCTCCTACGGCGTGCTGGTGGCGCGCGACGGGCTGGCCAAATCGCTCAACGACCAGGGCCGCCAGGCCGAAGCCGCCGTGCTGCTGCGCCAGAACGTCGAACTGGCGCGCGAGCTGTACGACGATCGCGGCGACCACATGGCCAGCGCGCACAGCGAGCTGGCGAGCACGCTGCAGGACATGGGCGACTACGCCAACGCGCTGCCGAACTATCGCCGTGCGCTGGAGATCACCGTCGAGTCCGGCGGCGAGGGGACGATGCAGTACGCGATCGACCTCAACAACATGGCGACGCTGCTGGAAGCGCGCGGCGAGCTGGCGGCGGCGGAAGCGGCGTTCCGGCAATCGCTGCGGATCCGCCGGGCGAACCTGCCGCCGGACGACCGCAGCGTGGTGCGCGCCGAAGGCAACCTCGCGCGGTTGCAGATGCGCCGCGGGCAGATGCGCGAGTCGCGGCCGGTGCTGGAGCAGGGCATCGAGCAGTGGCGCCGCAAGTCGGACAAGCCGACGCCGGAACTGGTCATCGCAATGCTCGGGATGGTCGAGTGGTACACGCGCGACGGGCAGCTCGACGCGGCGCAGGCGCTGCTCGACCGCACGCCGGCGTTGCCGGAGGAATCGCCGAACCTCGCGCTGCGCCGGCTGGGCTTGCGCGCGGACATCGCGCAGCGTCGCGGCGACTGGCCGCAGGCGCAGGCGCTGTGGGCGAAGGTGGTCGAGGGCAACGGCGGGCGCGATCCGGTGATGGCCGCCAAGGCGCGCGTGCCGTATGCGGAATCGCTGCTGGGGGGCGGTCGGCGCGACGAGGCGCGTCGTGAGGCGGAACTGGCGCAGGCGCCGCTGCGCGCGGCGCTGGTGGAAGGCGCCGAGCCGCTGCAGCGGTTGCAGGCGCTGGAGGGGCGGTTGTCGAAGGGGTGA
- a CDS encoding SapC family protein, protein MKQLLIYERPTPLNRDIHRHLRVHATPGDFRFAAHVNSVPLAATEFARASADFPIVFAGEGTPVPAALLGLRVNENLMTDAEGRWRDGAYVPAFLRRYPFVLAEKPDSDDFTVCLDAAFSGLGGDGEPLFDEAGEDSPLLKNAVNFLSEYQQHLRRTRELVARLQELDLLVPKVVRVEPQGAEAFQMQGFSVVDETRLQALKGKPLQELMKSGDLGFIYAHLVSLARIERLTARLDARGGAPTH, encoded by the coding sequence ATGAAGCAGCTGCTGATCTACGAGCGCCCGACGCCGCTCAATCGCGACATCCACCGCCACCTGCGCGTGCACGCCACGCCGGGCGATTTCCGCTTCGCCGCGCACGTGAACTCCGTGCCGCTGGCGGCGACCGAGTTCGCCCGCGCGAGCGCCGATTTCCCCATCGTCTTCGCGGGCGAGGGCACGCCGGTGCCGGCCGCGCTGCTGGGCCTGCGCGTCAACGAGAACCTGATGACCGACGCCGAAGGCCGCTGGCGCGACGGCGCCTACGTGCCGGCGTTCCTGCGCCGCTATCCGTTCGTGCTGGCCGAGAAGCCCGACAGCGACGACTTCACCGTGTGCCTGGATGCCGCGTTCTCCGGCCTGGGCGGCGACGGCGAGCCGCTGTTCGACGAAGCCGGCGAGGATTCGCCGCTACTGAAGAACGCGGTGAACTTCCTGTCCGAATACCAGCAGCACCTGCGCCGCACGCGCGAGCTGGTCGCGCGCCTGCAGGAACTCGACCTGCTCGTGCCCAAGGTCGTGCGCGTGGAGCCGCAGGGCGCGGAGGCCTTCCAGATGCAGGGCTTCAGCGTGGTCGACGAGACCCGCCTGCAAGCGCTGAAGGGCAAGCCGCTGCAGGAACTGATGAAGTCCGGCGACCTGGGCTTCATCTACGCGCACCTGGTTTCGCTGGCGCGCATCGAGCGGCTGACCGCGCGGCTCGACGCCCGCGGCGGCGCGCCGACGCACTGA